CATTGAAAGCTGCCAACCAGCCAGATGGTAGAAATTTATAATCTCCTATTATAGTTGCATTCAAAGTGGGCATAAAATTATCTCAAATAAGTTTATTATTAGTGTATTATTTCAGGACATAAGTAAAAAAATGTATAGAATCTGCTCCATTTCCGGAAACCGATTTTAGCTGTCATttgcgttttgttattccaTGTCAGATGCGTTTTTGTCATACCACGTTTTATAGTGACTTGACGGAAACTTGGTCGAACGGGTTAAAACGTATCCTATGTCCGTCTGCTGGTTCTAAATTACCTCTCCACTAATTTTCAGCCAAATCCGTTCATCCGttcttgagttataaatagtgtaactaacacCACTTTCTTTTGTATATATAGATGAATAAATGACGTTTCTATAGCCGGgaaaaatatatatggttgtcatttactcCTTGGGTATAGCGCCCCAAAGGCACCTACGCACGATTGTccgcggttacttgaaatgagCTCCCCTCCCGACTTCCCGAAACGACTGCACTCTTTATCCACCGTTTTGCGTTAAGTACTTTTGGGGCGACCCTCTCGTCGACCATCTTGAGAGGGTTGATGCCACAACATGGCgtaaccagcaatgcaattgcagCCCTTCTTTAATATGTGTCCTCTCTACTGCCACCTTTCCGCTTTCCGATCACATGACGTACGGCTGCCAGGCCTGAGTGCCGATCAGGTTCTTCGCTAgtaatagtgtcaggccagcgtactccgatgattcgTCGTGGACAGATATCGACGATGTTTTGGAGCCGTTGAGTGACAATGAGAGTCACTTTTCGTGTGCTACTCTCATAAAGCCACACAAAGAGAACACTGTTCTAGCGTTCCTAGTCCCAAATTGATCTTTatgttgaggtaactgcatttccagattttagacagggcaacgaAGGCGGATTGAGTGCTGATAGTGCGTCCAGATAAACCAATtaatgctttcgatgttctggacATTAATGTATATAAGGAGGATATAGTGATCCAGGTTTGGTTAATGTTTGCCTTCAGTCCAACCGTATGTGGCTCTCTTTCCAAAAGCCATTGCCAAGATCCATTGctcggtgagaaagcaaacagatgtcaacgACGTGTTTgatgaaagatgtcatcgttcattgaattcttccacgttctccggacaaggcaacgTGGATAACGTCACCGAtcccaagaagaaataatatcggtgtcaAGATAGAACCCTGGCGGATTCCGCTTTTGACCTCGAAATTTCCGAGATTTTGTATTGCTGCAGCACGGGACATTTCGCGCCATCTATGtcgccctgataatagctattagtttctccggggtGCCCCACGCGGAGGGAACTCACCAGATATGATATGGTtaaaaaccgtggtgaagtgttctttccatttcTTCACTTCGTAAATGAGCATTCGATTGTTAACGTCCTTCAGAGGACTATCGAAAGTTCTTTCATAATGTGGTACACCTTTCTGAGATCGTTGAGTTCTGCGGTAACTTCCGCTGTAATCACTTGTAGCGGTCAATAGAACTTTCAATCCTTTCCGTTCATTGATGTGTTGCACAGggtaaaaaatcatttttgataGTAGACCAATGTTCATGGATATTTTCAGACGAGTTAAGCAGCATATCTGCCGTGGAATCAGCAGCTGTCGTGCGACAATTGGATCATtcaagcagtcgatgttgatTTTGTGGGTTTTAGCAACCCTGTGAGAAGTAGGGGTTGGTTTTTCGGTTTTTTGAAGCCAACTAACTGCATACTTTCTTATCTCGGTCGTATGTGAACAGGTGTcatgaaggaatgaaatagaGTCACGTTCTCCAAAGTCCAATTGTATGCTTTCGTGCATTTGATGACTTCAGAACTGAATCTTCAATAGTACCAACATACCCTGGGGCCGAAATTTTTGGAGCTGGATCGTGTATGCGTCATGGATCGAGAATGTTGACATCTTCATCTGAATGACTTTAAGGAGCGGATCTGCTGCCTAACGTGTGTGATTCGGCTTGCGAGTTGAATTGGTAATGGTTTCTGCCACTGAAAGCGAAGATGTTGGTATATGTGACGTTGGTTCTGCTATGCCTCACGTCGACCCTGTCAGCTACATCGGCTGCAGTTTATAGTAGCAGGCCATCAATCGTCGCCATAATCGGCATCCTAACCACAGACTTCACATCAGCTGCTCTGGAACCACGGTACCGTCGGGAGGCTTCAAGTGATGGAGAAACTGAGAGGATTTCTGCATCAGCTGTCTAATTTTCTCCTCCTGACTTGCACACAATTGCTTTATTAATTGTTCCCTTAACCAAAAATATTGCTATTGCGGGCCTTGTATGCTATATCCCACAAAGCTTGCCTTCACTATTTTAAATCAAATCTCAGCGTCGTGTGAATAGAAGTTCGGTAAACTTGGGGCGCAGGTTACCGCGGTCGTATTCATACTGGTTACTGCAGGCATGCTACGTGCTATTTGCGTTCTTCTTGTCATTGCTTTAATGCTTTCCTTTCACCACCATTTTAGGGGGTTACCAGGTAAATTAATGGCAACGGAAATTCAGCAAAAgcctttttgaaggttttgtatgcaaaacaaatccttattaaaatcggttcaatgtctgtctgtctgtcacacgcacttttctcggaaacgactATCCCGAtttacacaaaatttagtgaaaaaaatggtaactgtgaacgctcagacatgtagtgagtaatatagtcatgtttggtgaatgaaaggtcttgatgtGTACTTTTTGATGCCgattttatttttgacatttgttggaaagacggggagtgggatGGGTCGAAAGTGAGTAGCCTGACATGATAAATCCATACACATAACGGGCTCAGTGCAAAGGCGATAGttatgcactcaaatatactcaccaaagaaacaaacaaaacctttcatacttgaaacaccgagcttccggcttcccgacttttAGTAAACTTAATGTGTTTATTTCAGGATATCTGTAATATCAGGCCTTTTTAGAATAATGTGAGAGCTGTGAATCGGCCTTCTAGCAACAAGATAACTTTTAGGAACCTTATTACTTCGGCAGAAAAGAAAGATAATTGAACTAGTTGAGGTGTCCccgattattttgttttcggGCAAGTGTCTAAAGGTGATTAGCATCGTGACAGAAAACTATTGGGATTTCGTTCACCTGCCCCTGAACACGGCCATGACTCTAAGCGCGCTGCATAGGTTTTACCATTTTCTGCTTACACGACGATCCCGTGggaaaaagtttcttttcaaatttcggGTAGGATTTCAAGTACATCATCCTCAAAATATGAACAAACCTTGAAAAGAGTTGATCCCAGATTCCAGGTAAAATTCATATGATCGTGTATAGAAACTACTGTTACATGGGCGAACCACTCCTTATAAGCCAGCGCGATTAGAAACTCAATATTGATCAGATTGTCTTTCACCCACGCTGATGATGATACTTTCGAGGTGCTCCAGGGTCGGCGGACCTGACCTCGGCGCTTCCCTTCGCTTAGCCATCTTTCTTATTCCTCAATTCCTATTCCACGCAGATTACTcatctgttgatgcttcatcaatATGCCTGTTACAAGGGCTGCAGTTTCATAGAGAGTTCGGACAATTCCCATTTAATCATAGCTAATTTTTTTCGCCCCATAATGGCATGAATTTGGCCCTAGTAGCAGAGAGGCAATTTCAGCCTGCTGATGCTGAAAcctctttatttttttactgACCATGTCATCTCGAACAGCCATATAGACCACTATTTCCGTGCCGAAAATCATCggtaaataataaattcttaATTTCAGCTCCTCCATCAACCTCCTCGATGACAATAGGGACTACGGTTGGCGCTCGCCTAATCCGATTAACTTTGTTAGCGActgttttacattttatgtcaaATATAATAGTTTGACTTAAACGTTATCCAAATAAATACTCCTTGTTTCTTACATCCACTCTATGGACGACGATGTCAAGTTATCAGGCAAAAAGGACAGTACCACCACAGTACCAGAAAGACTTGTGTCGTTTGCCCCAGTCGACTGACGAATCTTCGGAGAGATCAGTCGCTGCGTTTTCGGCTATAAAATCAGCTGTAATTCATAGGGGAGACTGACAGACTTTTCATCCGAATATACTTGGTATATTTTTTGATTCATTTCTTAACTCTTTGCTCAAGAGCAGGTATATACACAATAAGTTTCCAGGATTGTAGGCATGGTATGCCCAACTGTGTAATGATTATTCTTCTTGTGGATCTGCTTAATCAGGAGGAATCTACTGAATGCTATTCTGGTAAAATGATAGAATGCCGTTGCTCAAATGAAATCAGCGCATTGGCCACTCATCCTTCCACTCTGTGAAGAcaactttctttttccacaaaGGGGTTGAGCGTACTTAACCATTCATGTTTCTTTGGAGGTTGTCTCTGTCTGAATCTCGCGATTTGCCTCCACAACAGCTTTATCTGCTGGCACTTGACAGCCGTGACTTCTAATTGCTGTAATTCCTGGGctgagaggaaatctgatttcctatTTTTCCATCACAGAGGACGACATCCGgaaatctgagaatcggaaacCGAATTCAATAGCCTTGTCTGACTCTCTCCGCAAGAGGAGTAGTTGGTAGTACACCCTTCAAAAAGGGTGGCCTTCCAAAAATGTAGCGTAGTTTACAAATTCCTGCTGATGCTTGGCCGGAACTAGATAATTTCTTtctagggattgaggagtcccaagtccgcatccatttaatcagattggaccaaatggagagcaacttgctcccattcTTTATGGCCCACGGACTCTTGGTTTAAcagccaaagttcaaaaatgaaaacaagaagttttggtccgaactatgggcggatttacttaTGGGCGGACTTAAGACTACTCAATCCCTAAAAACAAATTCGACAGTGTGAATTATAAGTCTCCCTGATCGACGACATCCTTTTCGCAATCTCTACACAatgagtgcaaccccatatcgatcgcgccaCAAGTCGAACACAACACAaatttttgtctccattaccgtgaggCACCTTTCGCTATCTTTTAtattcggtcaacactcaggaTAGTAAAGCTTGCAGGTCGAGAGTGacactgcgataaattttggaAGTGAGCCGTTTGTTGATGCAACGATCCTCTGATATCgcgacatcatccgcatgttgggtgaaTAGAACCCGGGCAAGAACTTCCGACATTGgggggtaaagttcatgaatgccagggaGGACAAATCTACACACGTGcagggtttcagcttggtattcgaactggactaaaagagtctgaatgtgctcagggaaaGTCACCATATGGGACACCACTTTTTTCTAggcagattgaaattcaatcatatcagcaaattgtagagcatcatctccattttgagagctattaacaatgatggtcttcaacTCACACAATATGGAGCAAATTGCACCATCTTCGGTACGCATTCCCACACTggaaagcggataaaaaggtTCCtcggtggaaccgggaactgcaaaaactcaggaaattaaccaggcgacttctgagccgtgcttgtaaaagcaataggaGCGAAGACGGGTTAAACTCCAGAACttgcagcgtgaatataagaggctcgttaagttTCCgctaagttggactctcttagaaaacccgatggtatttTCTTGAGCTCCAGACTGAAATCAGTGCAGACCctattggaagtacaccatctggGAGAACTAGTGAAATAAGTGGAAGCGGATGAGTTGACGGTTGtcgcaaccccttcaacacgcaaatgTTACAAGGTGAACGGGAACACTTCGgcagcggttgttaccaatgaaaaggtgagagctgctatactgttCTTTGACTACTTCGAAGCACCTGGCATCTATCAATCAATGCTTAAGCAAGGTATGGATCCCTTAGAGCTGTTGTTAAGAAATATATCTCTAGCGTGTCTTACTTTAGGCTATGAGCCAACCTCTTGGCAGAATGTGAAGATAGTCTTTATACCGAGGCGATGGCTATTCTAATCCAgtgaacttcagacaaatcagcttgacttaaaaaaagttaaaagtttGGAGAGATTGGTTGCGCGTTACATTCTTGGGAAGACGCTTAGGTCGTacaaatttaatgaaaaccaacatcctTACTAGTGtgggaagtcctgtgagtctgctcttcattctttggtttcatagATAAAGGGTGCAACTCTAGAGGGTGAGTACACAATGCGGGTGTTTGTTGACATTGAAGGGCGTTTTACTGTGCGCCTTTcccaaaactttgtgatgccgccagaacgcatggtgttgatgatattTTAACTAAGCGGAGCTATTCTATGCTAACGTAGAGAtagttgtgtgctgaagtgggtgtcgatcgctacctaacagcagaagcaacgagagGCTGCTCCCATAGACTACTGGATACTACTGTATATATTCATTCAAAGCACTCCAACGAGAGAAGCTCatcgactaattcgattagatctatagggcaacaacggacgtgggggcacagagcattgaaacagttattgggagtactgaatccagttcggGATATGTGGAAGTGTTCTACACTCATGGTTCAAAAACGGAGCAGGACTCTGGAatctacctctcaaataaaaacgagaatggGCTTTTTCTTTGGCACAATATGCAAcaattttttaagctgaaatatatGTGAtcttaagggcggcaaactgggtgattgacgagtggttgaaggcAGGCGCATtgtaatctgcagtgacagcccttgagggcgttgagcagtcctttgatcacctcgaaaatgggTACAATATATCTCCCATCCTCAACTTGAGAGTGCTTCGATTAGAATACGCATTCACGTCGCTCGTCATCCATTTCAGTGCCTTCACTCTTGTCCGTCAGCATGTCCCAAAAATACCTTAAGCTTTGATCAACTCCTTCGAGGCGATATAGGCGGCCGCATCTTTACAAGAGACACCGCCGCAGAGCCAGAGAGccatttttttaccaaaaattaATTCTGTGATTTCAACacctttcaataaaaaaaaagtttggtagaaaatcgGATCCTAGAAATACCGGGACATGTGACGCCTAATCTGTGATTAGATCTACTAACTTTTTCCTGGGAGTCAGTTAGATCACTCGTTCTGTACGGGTACTTtcgtttcaatatttgatgCGTCCTTCAAACTAAGAATCATACTTCCAATTGACGAAACTCTCCCTGCGGACACTTCGACGCTTGTTCTTGATTAGGTGCAACCTTTGAACTAGTTCGATCCGCCAAACGACGAACTGAAATGACTTTGGATAAGATGGTTCCGGAATGGGCTTGTTCCTTGGAATTTTCACCATGATAAGAAACGTCACCCTGCATCACTGTTCTTTTGTATTGCTCCATGGCGAAATACAAAATCGTCTCATGCTGCCCGTGGGAAATTTTGCAATTCAAGAGCTTGTTCCTGTGAAATTCCTTATGGGTACCCTGTGGCAATTTCAAGGTCGATTGCCCTGATTTCGATAAGGAAATCTTTCGCAAAGTCACTGAAAGACGCATCTGGACCGTCGTACTTCTCACGTGGGCTGGGCAGCTATCAGCAACGGAGTTTCTATATGCACGCCCAATCAGCTCCTTGGCTTCTGCGTAGGTGCTCACGTGTCCGCTTTTTTTGCCGGAACTTCATTGGgttcttttcaattttgttgaCTCTTAATTGCTAGGCGTCAACCACCCCTGTGTCGTCCATTCTAGCTATAGTTTTGAGATAAAAGAAAACCAATTTctcaatttatttaattttgatcAGAAATTCCTCCGAAAATTTATCTTGGTGCAGCACTTGACAGTTTGTGCCATCATACGTCGCTCTGATAACAAATATTGGAGATACGTCTGCTCTTGCGAATGACTAGAGTCGCTGTAATTGCTTTCAAATGGAATACAGCATTCTGTTAATGATATGTGGGGCCTTATAGCTGCTATCTACATTTTACAATTTTACATCAGTTGCAAACTCTTTTAGCGTTTCTGTGTAAAGCAGGATTTTGttaaagtcgattcaatgtttATCTATCCGTGTGTCTGTTTGTCGCCTGAGGCCATGGTGATGAAATTTTTGCAAAGATATGTGGttgacatgcagtgagtggcatTATTTTTTGTCTTATTCAAAGATGGGCATCTGAGATGTCAGGCGGGGAGGGCTGTCCAGTTAGTacatttcgaaactggtctAATTTATAATATGGGATCAAATTTTGGGGACTGAAGGCTGAAAATGGATGAACCATAAAGTGAAACAGCTCCCGCTACCAGAGAACCAattaaaaaatctggaaaagatcACAACAATGTACGAATATAATGTgtaggcctgaaaatatatgCCATTCGGATCTTCATCCAAATAAAGTTAGCAAAAACAAACAGAGAACACAAGGCTCTCCTACTCGAAGCGTTTAGAACGTGAACGTTAAAATTCAAGAAAACAGCGAATTCTCAAAAAAAGAGTAGATTAGACGACGTTTTCATTAACCTGAAATTAAGATTTCTGCACCCTATTcccaagcaaaacaaaattaTGCTGATCACTTAAAATACTCATTATGGAGAGTACCTGCATATCTGATTCACAATACATTGTAACTTCCTTTGGAGCTTTCTATATTAAAATGAATACAGAATACCagaaagtttattcaaatagcaTTTATTTTGCTCAACTCTTTAAGTTACTTAACGTTGGAAGATCTTGTTAATGAAGTCAATAATTCCATCAACATCAACTCCCAAACCACGGAGACGATCCTTCATGTCGACGTAGGCAACGTTGGCTTGGAGACGTTCAATGACGGCACCGAATTCATCAGAGTTGATCTTTTTGAAGGCCAATTGGAGATAGTAGTCGGTGGCCAACTTCTCGTTAAGGAGGGCTTCTAAAGCATCGAGTGGGATAAGGGCAAGGATTTCGTCCAACATGCCATTCAATCCACCAGCACGGTAGGCACGGTCTGAACGGATTTCAGGGAATCCGAGGATACCGAGGAGGAAGTTGATGTAGTAGGCAGCATCGAGGTACAATTCCTGACAACAGAAGGCAATCAAACCATCGAATTCAGGATCGTTCTTAATACTAAGAAGGATGCCATGGAATTCTTCTCCTGAGAGGTACTCCATCACAGTTTGGACTTCTGGATCAGAGGTGATGGCGGTCAaaaggatttccaagatttgGTCAAGTGGGACCATATCAAGGAATTCTTCGAGGACTGGAACAAGACCACCACCATTTGGGGCACGGCATCCTGGACCATCCTCACGGGCTATAATGAAATGAATATCAATTTGTATTATTTGGAATGAGATTTGCGGGCATGAAGGGTAACTTACGGGCGGCGGAGCAAAGTGCAACGGCTGCTAAGACCAAAGCAAGGACCTTCATGATTGTTTGAATTCGGTATATTGGCTGAATCTGAGCTGCAGTGGTCCAAAACGCAACAATTTATAGTTAAATAATATCTTATCTATCGTTCTGCTGCACCCCAATCAGAATATCACTACTTAGTATTAAATTGTACTCCTAATAAACCTTTAATCACCCTCTCCCTATTTTACTAATTCGACACTTAATTAACAGATattgattttgagattttatggCGCGGAGTGCACACTTGTAActgctgcatttttttttttaaagaaaagtcaTATTTTGTTGGACGTGATAATCTCCCCAGGATCACGAGATCTTGCgtagtgaaaatattttttatagtgGCTTCGTTGCTCGTCGGCGAAGTAAAAACATAAATACTATACTTTTGATAACGCACTTATTATATCGAGTACGGTTGAACTTGCATTATTGGTGAACATTGTTTGGTGTAGGCAAGAAACAACTTTTGTTATTATCGAATTTTATGCCGTCATGGTCGATTCCTGGTCAtttgtgggaagatgagaaatGGATGGGTTCAATTTGCATGCATAAAGGTCACTGCAACTTCACTGGCAGTGGGTGATACAAGTACAAGAGCGTTGTGATTGTGTgaactgaggaagctatcaattTATCATGTATAAGATCCGCCATTAGAAAGCAAAAGTAAGTCGAGGCAGTTTGTAGATATCCGATAGAAGTCCAACTTTGTCAATGGATTGTAAACTCGCTAACCGTAGAGCGGTGAACGGGTAACCGCCATGATGTCCAGAGGTATGATTCTGCCTGCCGCAGAGGCGTTTccagagtttaatattattacttcagcaggttcgcattAACAGCGCAGTAACTCGAAATTGGTAGAAAATTCACGATGCAGTCCCTGGCACCTAGGTGTAGTTTACTGAAATATTCCGTCTACACGCAAGTTGCAAATGTTCCTGTCCATTGTCCCTGTACAAATGTTCGACTTATTCCACTGTCCCTGTTCCTAAAATTATTAAATACCCAACTGTACCACAATTTAGCAAATTCTGTACTTCTCATTAGAATCATGTCTGTGCAGACAGCAATATTGCAAATTGGAAACAGCATTTTTGCTTTTACATGGTTGCCTATCACCATTCAGTTTGTCATAGCCCGTGCCTATGGTGAAGTCGACTTTTGCTTCATCCAGCACTTTCCAACGTCCTTGCATTCCTCCTCTATTACTCTGCGCAGGACCACATACTTGGGGTCACCTATTCATCGCCCATCTTGGGGTGgttgattccactgcatggaacCATACCACTTCCGCCTTTTGACTTACGGGTCCACGGGCAAATGGCCTGTCCGCCGACGAGAAACTTCATTTGAAATTCGACCAGGCCAGCGTACCCCGACGACATATCATGGTGGTCACCTTCCATGTGCTATACCCATACAGCTATACAGAAAGGACCTTAACACAGAACAGTCCAACTTGATCTGGGTATGGAGATAGCTTCGGCAGAAACAAACTTTTCGAGAGGGTATAAATTGGTCAAGTCTTCAATGTTTTACTCATTACTCCGAATAGGGAGATTACAAGGACCAGTCGGACTGGCAATCTTGGTTTTATTAATATTCATTTTtagtccgactctacttgctACTCTTTCCAGATCCGCAGCCATTTGACCAACATACATAACTCTGTCAGAGAGAAAACACATGTCATCTGCCTAGGGAGAAAACATATGTCCACTGCGTAGTTGAGGATTCTTGAATGATTGTGTTGTCTTCCGTTGAAGCTCATCACGCCCTTCGGACAAGGCAGGATGATGAAGTGGATGTTGCaactcacatcatcatcatcatcaacggcgcaacaaccggtctaagcctgacttaataaggaactccagacctcccggttttgcgccgaggtccaccaactcgatatccctaaaagctgtctggtgtcctgacctacgccatcgctccatctcaagcagggtctgcctcgtcttcttttcctaccatagatattgcccttatagaccatcatcttcatccatacggattaagtgatccgcccgtcgtaacctattgagccgctcatagatttcgtcattatgtagggtgcgggatcgtccatcctcacataGGGGatggaaaattcttcggaggattcttgtctcgaacgcggccaagagttcgtaattctgcTTTctcagaacccaagtctccgagcaatacatgagggGACTGCAGGGTCATTGTTTTTTACAGTAAgggctttcaccctatggtgagacgtttcgcgcggaacagtttttgtaagctgaaataggctctagtggctgccaacaaccgtgggcgaaCTCCCTGATTTttgaacctagataggagaaattatcaacggtgtcaaagttgtaatctcctttctttattcttcccgtttgaccagtgcggtttgatgttgttgtttggttggtttttggtgctgatgttgccaccatatactctgttttgccttcattgatgtgcaacccaaggtCTCGCGCCGGTCGCCGtctgctccatctggaagaggatcgtaccccttgcatttaccacagcctcacggatcactttctccagggccaggttaaagagtaatagggcatccccttgtcgtagaccgttgttgatgccgaatggtcttgagagtgatcctgctgcttttatctgaccgcgcgcattggtcagggtcagtctagtcagtcttaccaatttcgtcggaatactgaattctctcatgaccttgtacagttttaccctggctacgctatcacaggcggctttacagtcgatgaaaagatggtacgactgatgtccatactccaacagtttttccatcgcttgccgcacagagaaaatctgatctgttgctgatttgcctggagtgaagcctctttggtatggttcAATGATCTTctcggcgtatggggctatccggcctagtaagatagcggataatatcttatagatggtgctcatcaacgtgatacctctataattgctacattgtgtgatatcacactttttatgtatgaggtagatagtgcctctttgccagtcgtcaggcatcgattcgctctcccacaccttgagcataagttgatgaaccacttgatgtaattagtggctgtaattccatcggctcctggcgacttatgattttagaGCCGTTGAACTGTacctggtggtggcaatatttgtccgtggtcttcagttggcgggacctacaactcgctgatgttctagtttttcagtagttcatcaaagtactc
The window above is part of the Hermetia illucens chromosome 3, iHerIll2.2.curated.20191125, whole genome shotgun sequence genome. Proteins encoded here:
- the LOC119651192 gene encoding uncharacterized protein LOC119651192 isoform X4, giving the protein MKVLALVLAAVALCSAAPREDGPGCRAPNGGGLVPVLEEFLDMVPLDQILEILLTAITSDPEVQTVMEYLSGEEFHGILLSIKNDPEFDGLIAFCCQELYLDAAYYINFLLGILGFPEIRSDRAYRAGGLNGMLDEILALIPLDALEALLNEKLATDYYLQLAFKKINSDEFGAVIERLQANVAYVDMKDRLRGLGVDVDGIIDFINKIFQR
- the LOC119651192 gene encoding uncharacterized protein LOC119651192 isoform X2, with translation MKVLALVLAAVALCSAAPREDGPGCRAPNGGGLVPVLEEFLDMVPLDQILEILLTAITSDPEVQTVMEYLSGEEFHGILLSIKNDPEFDGLIAFCCQELYLDAAYYINFLLGILGFPEIRSDRAYRAGGLNGMLDEILALIPLDALEALLNEKLATDYYLQLAFKKINSDEFGAVIERLQANVAYVDMKDRLRGLGVDVDGIIDFINKIFQR